A genomic stretch from Acidobacteriota bacterium includes:
- a CDS encoding TlpA disulfide reductase family protein encodes MEIKLTKNLLIIVSIFLIASNLIIWSIILTRGLLIKGDLFFYSFLKKRTYEINLPQFRLRNSDGKESLSNKDLNAKLNILIFFTLEDCPICLYEAEFWGKASQKFTEKEVKLIGITAEKEKEKILRFYKEYGLSFTILYDENGHLKDRILSIKSMLKIGLYTPFKIFINTQKIIHVEGPSKDLYQQRGFPDRILELLTRITEIHP; translated from the coding sequence ATGGAAATAAAACTAACTAAAAATTTACTCATAATTGTTTCAATTTTTTTAATTGCATCAAACCTCATAATATGGAGCATTATATTAACAAGAGGATTATTGATTAAAGGCGATTTATTTTTCTATTCATTCCTTAAGAAGAGAACCTATGAAATTAATTTACCACAATTTAGATTGAGAAACTCTGATGGAAAAGAGTCTCTCTCTAACAAAGATTTGAATGCAAAATTAAATATACTTATTTTCTTTACATTAGAGGATTGTCCCATCTGTCTTTATGAAGCTGAGTTTTGGGGTAAAGCTTCCCAGAAATTTACAGAAAAAGAAGTTAAATTAATCGGAATTACCGCTGAGAAAGAAAAAGAGAAGATTTTAAGGTTTTATAAAGAGTATGGCTTATCATTTACCATACTTTACGACGAGAATGGGCATTTAAAGGATAGAATTCTCTCAATAAAATCAATGTTGAAAATTGGCCTTTACACACCTTTTAAAATATTTATAAACACCCAGAAAATAATTCATGTTGAGGGTCCCTCAAAAGATCTTTATCAACAAAGAGGATTCCCTGATAGAATCTTAGAGTTATTAACCAGAATCACAGAGATACACCCCTGA